The following are encoded together in the Astyanax mexicanus isolate ESR-SI-001 chromosome 8, AstMex3_surface, whole genome shotgun sequence genome:
- the LOC111196882 gene encoding uncharacterized protein LOC111196882, whose translation MMITVFISFYLFVIVKTSYDDLQVQTEKIGENVVIKCEESFIRDNHQYSFAWLKQSYGKLPQLVVRLVNNNLNVRHNRQFTQRFNATLKGDQLVLNIQETVEEDSGTYFCGRVKTDVTEFGCGTLLIFNEEKSQKGTLTELKVKSGKSAGSLQCSVLMATLSCSGDHSVYWFRPDSGEPRPGIIFTHGDSSSPCTRSSETVSPTQSCIYKLPKNNLSLSDAGTYYCAVAACGETTLEDCSSSKIKGDCTGQMIILIWLSIVRTAVVAVMLFIIAVIYSVKKIKK comes from the exons ATGATGATCACTGTCTTTATCTCCTTTTATCTGTTTGTAATCG TGAAAACGTCTTATGATGATCTTCAAGTGCAAACAGAGAAGATTGGAGAAAATGTAGTGATAAAATGTGAGGAGAGCTTCATCAGAGACAACCATCAGTATAGTTTTGCTTGGCTTAAGCAGAGTTATGGAAAGCTGCCTCAGCTTGTTGTGAGATTAGTTAACAATAATTTAAACGTCAGACACAATCGACAATTTACACAGCGCTTTAATGCGACTCTGAAAGGAGATCAGCTTGTTCTCAACATTCAGGAAACTGTAGAAGAAGATTCTGGAACATATTTCTGTGGGAGAGTGAAGACTGATGTTACAGAGTTTGGATGTGGAACGCTTCTGATCTTTAACG AAGAAAAGTCTCAGAAGGGAACTCTGACTGAACTGAAGGTGAAAAGTGGAAAATCTGCAGGTTCACTCCAGTGTTCAGTACTAATGGCTACTTTAAGCTGTTCAGGAGATCACAGTGTGTACTGGTTCAGACCCGACTCAGGAGAACCTCGTCcaggaatcatcttcactcatggaGACTCCAGCAGTCCGTGTACGAGGAGTTCTGAGACTGTTTCTcctacacagagctgtatctacaaacTCCCCAAGAACAACCTCAGCCTCTCTGATGCTGGAACTTACTACTGTGCTGTAGCTGCATGTGGAGAGACAACTTTAGAAGATTGTAGCAGCTCGAAAATAAAag GTGACTGTACTGGACAGATGATCATTTTGATCTGGCTCTCCATTGTAAGAACAGCAGTTGTTGCAGTAATGCTCTTTATCATTGCAGTGATCTACAGTGTTAAGAAGATTAAGAAATAA